The sequence below is a genomic window from Sulfuracidifex metallicus DSM 6482 = JCM 9184.
GGGTCGAGGACGTTAAATCCTTCGTTCCAAGGTTAGACGAGCTTTCCCCTTTTAAAGGGGTAGTGTCCTTCAAGCCTTATGTATCAATAAATACTTCTCTCTATGGACAGGAGATATCTTTGGAGTTCGGTAAGATGAACATTATACCTGTTTCCCTCGGTGTTCTTCTTCATTTAAAAGATTTAGGCGAAATATTAGCTTATGTTGGATGAAATCCTTAGGAAGGAACTGGATTATGATGATCTGATACAAGTATCTATGGATGAGGTAACAAAGGAAGACTTGAAAATAAAGAAAGTCCTTAACCCGATAACTGATCCCATAAACAAGGAACAGCTGAGGGTAATGAAAGAAATGGCAAACTCCATCTTTGAACTCAGGCTTTCTAAAGTATTGGAGGGAAAACCTCCGACTGGTTTCGATAAGGGAATCATGGAAGCGGTAATGCGAATGAAGAGGTTTTACGTCTCTTTCCTTTCCTCCGAGCTTGTGATCAAGAATGGAAAGGTCTTGTGTACCGTGAAAAATGAGCTTATTTTTAAAGGCAAGAAGCTATCGGAAGGTGATATAGTGCTTTTAGACTTCACCGATGCGGTCCTCTTTTATATCACAAATTATATAACTCCCTGCTCTCTATTTAAGAGCGATAACGATGAAGGTTCCAAAGAGCCTTAATGTTTATTGTCCTAAATGCAAGGCTCACACTCCTCACTCCGTTTCTCTTTATAAAAACGGAAAGAGGAGGAGTCTAGCTGAGGGACAAAGAAGGTATGATAGAAAGAACGAAGGTTATGGAAGTACCAGAAAGCCGGAACAGAAGAGGTTCGCAAAGACTACAAAGAAGCAATCCTTAGTGTTAAAATGCACAAAATGCGGTTACGTGATTCTCAAGTCCGGTTTACGCCTTAAGAAGGTTGAGTTTGCAGAGGTGGCTAAATAATGAACAAGTTCAGGATATTAATACCAGAACCAAACAGCAAGTACTTAAGGGTAAAGTGCAGTCAGTGCGGATACGAACAGACTGTATTTTCAAATTCTACGTTTCCTGTGAGATGCCTTTCTTGCGGATCTCAACTAGTTTTCGCTAAGGGTGGAAAAGCAAAAATAAATGGAGACATTCTAAAGGTACTAGGGTAGAATGATACATCGAAAGGCAACTTTTCCCTCTGAAGGAGAGATATTAATAGGTACCGTAAAGAACGTTTTTGATTATGGGAGTTATATCTCCCTTGATGAATATCCTGGAGTAAATGCGTTTCTTCCGTGGAGCGAAATAAGCACCAAGTGGGTAAGAAACGTAAGGGACATAGTCAAGGAAGGTAGGAAGGTAGTAGTCAAGGTCATAAGACTAGATAGAAAGAAGGGTTCTGTAGATGTATCCCTTAAGAAGGTAACCGACGATGAGAGGAGGAAAAAGAACATAGAATGGAAGAAACTACAAAAACTCGACAAAATACTGGAAATAGTGGCATCTAGGTTGGGTAAAGACGAAAAGCTAGCATGGGAGGAAGTAGAGTGGAAATTGGAAAGTAAATACGATGATCCTATGGGTATGATAGAGAAGGCAACCAAGGAAGGTCCTGAGATATTACTTAAGGCAGGTATATCTGAAGAGTGGGTAAAGCCTCTACTTGAGGAAGCATCTAAACACGTGGAAGAGAGGAAAGTGAAAGAAAGCGAGATACTTTCCATAAAGACAATGTCTGGTAGTGGAGTAGAAGTTATGAAGAATGTTCTGGACAAGGCCATAAGTTCTGTTCTTCAAAATAGGCATGGTTTCACAGTTAAGCTCTATACCATTGGAGCACCTAGATATAGGCTCGACGTTATAGGCACTGAACCTAAGGAAACGTCAAAGGTTCTACAAGAGATAGTCGAGAGTTTACTAAACAATAAAGGAGATGTTGAAATTCAGGTTGTGAAGAAATGAAATGGAAGTTAAGGAAATGTGAGGTCGACGGAGTTTATACATTTAAGGATAAATGCCCCGTTTGCGGAGGAACTACGAAGATTCCTCATCCGCCTAGATATTCCCCTGTAGATAAGTTCGTAAAATATAGAATTGAGAGTAAGTTGAACAGGAAGATAGACTGCTAGGCAAGCTGTTTTTTCTTTTTCATCTTATCAACCTTCCTTTTCTGTTGTTTGTCTAATCTTAGATATATAATAACAAAACATTAATATAAAAAGGGCTAATCTTAAATATAAACGAATAAGAAAAACTTTATAAAAATAAATTTAATTCCTTATATGTTCTCAACGACATGTTCTGGTATTACATGTCCTGGTTGTACAAACTGATAAACTAATACCATTATATATACCGTGTAAGTTCCACCATCGTTAGGTACTCCTCCAGAACCTACTGGATATAACGCAATGTAAGCAGGCTGGAAGTAAGATAACTCAACTGGAGGAAGTGGAGTTCCAGTTACTTGGAATCCGCTATTTGTTGGCGCCACACTTGTTGTGAATGGAGCTATGACTTGTCCTCCAAGACTTTCTGTACCTTCTATGAACATTTGAACTATCAGCGAATTGTATGCTCTAGGTGTCCATGCGAAAGGCTGAGCGTTCTCTATCTGGCTTATTAATCCACTTGCCAAGGTAGGATCTGTTGAGCCGTATGTTGACTCTGTAGCGTTTATTTGACTAATCAACTCGGTACTGTTTACGAAAGAGGACTCGTTATAACCAGCTATAATTGTCATTGCACCCATTGCTTTCGCTATATCTCCTACACTGGTGGTGTAGCCAAAGAAGGGGCCAAAATTAGGTGGATATCCCAAGTACCATGTAAGCTGTCCGTTAACAACTTCACTGGTTACTGCGTCATAGGTAACTATGTATGCTGGTATAGTGTAATTGGGATTCCCGTAAGGATATACGTGATAGTAATGCTCTAGCACGTAAGCTGCGTAGCTTTCGTTGTTAAGGAACATCTGAGCCATAAGTCTAATTTGGGTTCCATTTAACGTGTTATTTTCATCTATTACAGTCTTATTTGTAAGCGTTTCAAGCCAGTAGCCGTAATCCCACCAGCTCAGTATGAACGAATGTGCAGGAGTACACTTATTGAGCCAGTCTATTGCATTTATCCAAGCGTAGTTAGTAGTAAGGAATCCAGTAGCTGAGTTGTCAATTGCTTGCGGTGCATCACTACCCGTCGCTGCAAGTCCTGCATCAGCCACAAGGGATATTGCGAAGAGAGACAGAACCAAAATTGGAGCTAATCTATTTGATTGGCGTAGAGATGAAACTATATAATAAATTCCTATTCCTGCAAGTGCGGCTACCAAGTAAGCTGTGTAATTGAAGAGGTAAGGCTGTTCAGAGGTTCCAAATATTGCTGCAACTCCTAGAACCAGAAGCCATATACCTCCAAGACTACTTTTCTTTAACGAATAATATATTCCACCTATAGCCAGGAAAAGAGATATTCCGAAGTCCTCTATCATACTAGTTATTGATTGAGGTATATATTCTGCTACAGTTTTGTCTATTGGCACAGTTATCTGGAAGAATGGATTTATGATAGCATAGTACCTAGAGGGAATTATTGATGTAGCTAGTGACGGTTTGGCTAAAACTGCTCCAGCGATGCCTAGTACGAAAATTAGCACAATAGTAGCTGAAACAAGTATGTTCTTTGAATCTACAAATTCCTTTGGTAGATTATTCTTAAGGTAAAGGTCAGCATAAAGCAGAATTCCTACGAATATCATTGATAAACCGTGAGCGAAACCTGAGAGGAAGCCTATTTCGTTGGGTGCAAAAGACGTTAAGAATCCTGTAGTTATAGCCATTACAGCATAGGTCTTAGATACTATCTCGTTATTCCTGTTTAACAATATAATTAGAAACGCAGCTATTATAAGGCTAAGGTCAATGTATGTGTTTCCTCCCCAAATAATCTCTGCAAGGAACAATAATACGCCTGCTGGAATACCATAAAATAATGGCTTTTCCTTCTTTAATGCTTCGTTGAAGAGATATATTGTGAAAAGTATCAGTACGGCTCCCCAAGAGTCTTTGGGCAATCCGCCGAGAACGTTCTTATATGTCAATGCAGGAGATACTGCAACTACTATTGCTGCAGCATAACCTGCGATTCTGTTCTCAGTTATCGACTCTACAGCCAGGAATGCAGCAATAACACCGAAACCAGCAAGTGCGATATCGCTAAATATAGTTACAGTATATACTGCGTTAGCTCCAAAAGTACCTATAAATGGAAGAGATATGAGAGCAACAAAGAAAGGCAATCCAATTGTATCCCCTAGCTCAATGAAGTATCCCCAAGGGAACCAAGCATGAACGTCTGGTGGTACCGCGTACCAGTTTCCCCCAGCATGGGCAATGAGATTTGCATTATAAAATAGATACCATGAGTCGAATCCGTTAATTGCCAAAGGCCAATTTGCGCTTATAGCCCTTATAAGTATGGAAACTAACGTAATTCCCAAAATTACTGGTACGTCGATGAGCCTCGTGATCCACTCGAACCTAGTTACTCTCTTAGTCGACTGCATACAACCTCAATAACTTCACGTTTTTAATAAGCTTAATCCAAAAATGGGCCCGGGGGGATTTGGACCCCCGACCTCCCGGTTACTGACCAGGGATATCAGCCGGGCGCTCCACCATGCTAAGCTACGGGCCCACAACTTCTTTTGATGATCTTGTTTTTAAGATTTTCTTGGTGTTTCCTTATTTCTAACTATTTTTTAAGAAAGTAATTAGATTATATACATAAAATGAAAAGTTTAAATAATCGTTATGTTTCTATGCATGTAAGTTAAAAAATTTTAAAGTTTCTCCGTCAAATTTTCGTTGGATAAGTGAAAACTGTTCTAAAAGATAGCTTAATAATTAAAAACAATTAGTGAAAATTCGTAGTAATGCTTAAGAAGTATTTGTCATTCTTCTCCTTTGAGGAAAAAGATGGTCAGGAAAGCAAGTGTAGAAGGAGGCGTCTTACGGGCGCCATTAATTAGAGCATTTGTATTCTCTTTGGCAGTCTTTATATTCGTAGGACTTACGGTAGTTCCTCATGCATCCACTTCAAATGTTACAGCAGAATTACAATCTCTTAACGCTAGCATAGCCGCAATAAAGAACTCTACAGCAGACTATCCATCCGCTGCAGTGCCATCTTGGCTTAGCGTAGGCTCTAACTCTTGGATGCTCACAGCAGCTACGTTAGTAGGTCTTCAAAGCGTACCTGGTGTAGCATTGCTTTATGCAGGGTTGTCCAAGAAGAAATATGCAGTAAACTCTGCTATGATGGTTTTCTACGCTTTCGCTGCGGTTCTTATAATATGGATGATTGCTGGATACAACTTCGGTTTCGGACCAGCGGCAGTTAAGATAGGTTCCTATGGAATATTTGGTACGCCAACTCCAGCTACAGCCGGTTTATATGAGGCATCCCAAACTATTTATGGTCCATCTGGAACACCTTTAGATATACCAACCGCGACTTACATATTCTTCCAATTTGTATTCGCCGCAATAACCCCTGTTCTTTTGGCAGGAGGAGTATTGGAAAGGATGAACTTCAAAGCATGGATGATATTCGTACCTATATGGTCCTTATTAGTATACAGTCCAGTAGCTTATTGGTTGTTCGCAGGCGGATGGCTTAACGCTTTAGGTGCAGTAGATTTCAGTGGAGGTTACGTCATACACGTAGATGCTGGAGTTGGAGCTCTAGCTGCAGCATTCGCCGTAGGACCTAGACTAGCATCTGAAAGGAAGCTTGAGGCTCACAGCTTACCTCTGGTTTTAGCTGGAGCTGGACTAGTCTGGTTAGGCTGGGACGGTTTCAACGGAGGTGACCCTGGTGGTGCTACTATAGACGCTGCAATAGCTGTGTTAAACACTAACATAGCCACCGCTGCTAGTGCGATCGCTTGGATAGGAATGGATATGGCTTTCTTCAAGAAACCTACGTTAGTAGGCGCAGTTAGTGGTGCAGTAACTGGTTTAGTAGCTAT
It includes:
- a CDS encoding 50S ribosomal protein L44e; the protein is MKVPKSLNVYCPKCKAHTPHSVSLYKNGKRRSLAEGQRRYDRKNEGYGSTRKPEQKRFAKTTKKQSLVLKCTKCGYVILKSGLRLKKVEFAEVAK
- a CDS encoding 30S ribosomal protein S27e, with amino-acid sequence MMNKFRILIPEPNSKYLRVKCSQCGYEQTVFSNSTFPVRCLSCGSQLVFAKGGKAKINGDILKVLG
- a CDS encoding translation initiation factor IF-2 subunit alpha, with product MIHRKATFPSEGEILIGTVKNVFDYGSYISLDEYPGVNAFLPWSEISTKWVRNVRDIVKEGRKVVVKVIRLDRKKGSVDVSLKKVTDDERRKKNIEWKKLQKLDKILEIVASRLGKDEKLAWEEVEWKLESKYDDPMGMIEKATKEGPEILLKAGISEEWVKPLLEEASKHVEERKVKESEILSIKTMSGSGVEVMKNVLDKAISSVLQNRHGFTVKLYTIGAPRYRLDVIGTEPKETSKVLQEIVESLLNNKGDVEIQVVKK
- a CDS encoding RNA-protein complex protein Nop10: MKWKLRKCEVDGVYTFKDKCPVCGGTTKIPHPPRYSPVDKFVKYRIESKLNRKIDC
- a CDS encoding STT3 domain-containing protein; amino-acid sequence: MQSTKRVTRFEWITRLIDVPVILGITLVSILIRAISANWPLAINGFDSWYLFYNANLIAHAGGNWYAVPPDVHAWFPWGYFIELGDTIGLPFFVALISLPFIGTFGANAVYTVTIFSDIALAGFGVIAAFLAVESITENRIAGYAAAIVVAVSPALTYKNVLGGLPKDSWGAVLILFTIYLFNEALKKEKPLFYGIPAGVLLFLAEIIWGGNTYIDLSLIIAAFLIILLNRNNEIVSKTYAVMAITTGFLTSFAPNEIGFLSGFAHGLSMIFVGILLYADLYLKNNLPKEFVDSKNILVSATIVLIFVLGIAGAVLAKPSLATSIIPSRYYAIINPFFQITVPIDKTVAEYIPQSITSMIEDFGISLFLAIGGIYYSLKKSSLGGIWLLVLGVAAIFGTSEQPYLFNYTAYLVAALAGIGIYYIVSSLRQSNRLAPILVLSLFAISLVADAGLAATGSDAPQAIDNSATGFLTTNYAWINAIDWLNKCTPAHSFILSWWDYGYWLETLTNKTVIDENNTLNGTQIRLMAQMFLNNESYAAYVLEHYYHVYPYGNPNYTIPAYIVTYDAVTSEVVNGQLTWYLGYPPNFGPFFGYTTSVGDIAKAMGAMTIIAGYNESSFVNSTELISQINATESTYGSTDPTLASGLISQIENAQPFAWTPRAYNSLIVQMFIEGTESLGGQVIAPFTTSVAPTNSGFQVTGTPLPPVELSYFQPAYIALYPVGSGGVPNDGGTYTVYIMVLVYQFVQPGHVIPEHVVENI
- a CDS encoding ammonium transporter; amino-acid sequence: MVRKASVEGGVLRAPLIRAFVFSLAVFIFVGLTVVPHASTSNVTAELQSLNASIAAIKNSTADYPSAAVPSWLSVGSNSWMLTAATLVGLQSVPGVALLYAGLSKKKYAVNSAMMVFYAFAAVLIIWMIAGYNFGFGPAAVKIGSYGIFGTPTPATAGLYEASQTIYGPSGTPLDIPTATYIFFQFVFAAITPVLLAGGVLERMNFKAWMIFVPIWSLLVYSPVAYWLFAGGWLNALGAVDFSGGYVIHVDAGVGALAAAFAVGPRLASERKLEAHSLPLVLAGAGLVWLGWDGFNGGDPGGATIDAAIAVLNTNIATAASAIAWIGMDMAFFKKPTLVGAVSGAVTGLVAITPAAGYINGWEAILIGIASGTVPWISLYKLEPKLKADDTLGVFSTHGIAGILGGLLTGIFADPNVTKYIAPGLKGALYGDFYQLGIQAFAAGVVFVYDFAITYGLLKLIGLFVPLRVSTDTMAVGDYEIHGEVAYSELLATIPSSKKEKSQVSETNDVQEPRDKKESD